One Vigna unguiculata cultivar IT97K-499-35 chromosome 7, ASM411807v1, whole genome shotgun sequence genomic region harbors:
- the LOC114191721 gene encoding elongation factor 1-alpha-like, giving the protein MGKEKVHINIVVIGHVDSGKSTTTGHLIYKLGGIDKRVIERFEKEAAEMNKRSFKYAWVLDKLKAERERGITIDIALWKFETTKYYCTVIDAPGHRDFIKNMITGTSQADCAVLIIDSTTGGFEAGISKDGQTREHALLAFTLGVRQMICCCNKMDATTPKYSKARYDEIVKEVSSYMKKVGYNPDKIPFVPISGFEGDNMIERSTNLDWYKGPTLLEALDQINEPKRPSDKPLRLPLQDVYKIGGIGTVPVGRVETGVLKPGMVVTFAPTGLTTEVKSVEMHHEALTEALPGDNVGFNVKNVAVKDLKRGFVASNSKDDPAKEAANFTSQVIIMNHPGQIGNGYAPVLDCHTSHIAVKFAELVTKIDRRSGKELEKEPKFLKNGDAGFVKMIPNKPMVVETFSEYPPLGRFAVRDMRQTVAVGVIKSVEKKDPTGAKVTKAAQKKGK; this is encoded by the exons ATGGGTAAAGAGAAGGTTCATATTAACATTGTGGTGATTGGCCATGTGGATTCTGGGAAGTCAACTACCACGGGTCACCTTATCTACAAGCTTGGAGGTATTGACAAGCGTGTGATAGAGAGATTCGAGAAAGAAGCTGCTGAGATGAACAAGAGGTCTTTCAAGTATGCCTGGGTTCTTGACAAGCTCAAGGCTGAGCGTGAAAGAGGAATCACCATTGACATTGCTCTCTGGAAGTTTGAGACCACCAAGTACTACTGCACAGTCATTGATGCCCCCGGACACAGGGATTTCATTAAGAATATGATTACTGGGACATCCCAAGCTGATTGTGCTGTTCTCATCATTGATTCCACCACTGGTGGTTTTGAAGCTGGTATTTCTAAGGATGGACAGACCCGTGAACATGCTCTTCTTGCTTTCACTCTTGGTGTGAGGCAGATGATTTGCTGCTGTAACAAG ATGGATGCTACTACACCTAAGTACTCCAAGGCAAGGTATGATGAAATTGTGAAGGAAGTTTCTTCTTACATGAAGAAGGTCGGTTACAACCCTGACAAGATCCCTTTTGTTCCCATCTCTGGTTTTGAGGGTGATAACATGATTGAGAGGTCTACCAACCTTGACTGGTATAAGGGTCCAACCCTTCTGGAGGCTCTTGATCAGATCAATGAGCCAAAGAGACCATCAGACAAGCCTCTTAGGTTACCCCTTCAGGATGTGTACAAGATTGGAGGAATTGGAACTGTACCTGTTGGACGTGTTGAAACTGGTGTGTTGAAACCTGGAATGGTTGTTACCTTTGCACCCACAGGTTTGACAACTGAAGTTAAGTCCGTGGAGATGCACCACGAAGCACTCACTGAGGCTCTTCCCGGTGACAATGTGGGATTCAACGTGAAGAATGTTGCTGTGAAGGATCTGAAACGTGGTTTCGTTGCCTCAAACTCCAAGGATGATCCTGCCAAGGAGGCTGCAAATTTCACGTCCCAAGTTATCATCATGAATCACCCTGGGCAGATTGGAAATGGCTATGCACCTGTTCTTGATTGCCACACCTCCCACATTGCCGTGAAGTTTGCCGAACTCGTGACCAAGATTGACAGGCGATCTGGTAAAGAGCTGGAGAAGGAGCCCAAATTCCTGAAGAATGGAGATGCTGGTTTTGTGAAGATGATTCCCAATAAGCCCATGGTGGTTGAAACCTTCTCTGAATATCCTCCACTTGGTCGTTTTGCTGTGAGAGACATGCGTCAAACCGTGGCTGTGGGAGTCATCAAGAGCGTGGAGAAGAAGGACCCTACTGGAGCTAAGGTCACCAAGGCTGCACAGAAGAAGGGCAAGTGA